AGTGTAAAATTACATTTGACACAATTTGTCCGAAAGAGAAAATGGATATAAAACTAGCTAAATAAGATGTATACTATTTTGTTATGactggtatttttttcttaattataatgGGGGAACTAACAAAGAAGTagatatgaataaataaagtCTGTGATGAGATGAAAGCAAGAGAAGATGCAGTTGGAGAATTACATTATAACATGAGGAGCATTATTTCTCTGgctcttaagaaagaaagaaccaatTATGAAAATTCaagtatatttgtatattcagAGGTAAATAGGAAAGGATTAACTTGGCAGGCTGGGGTTGCTCCAACTTTGAACATTTAAAAGCAGGACTAGCCTTTGGCTGGCTCCTAAAAGATATCTTCTGAAACCTCCGAATATTCTGCTTGGTAGGAGCGTGTTTTTATGCTAGAGCCTTTGAAAAAGCTATACCAGTCTGACCAATTAAGTTAATTCTGTTAATGAAATTTGTGGTAAAAGACCCATTTTTGCTGAGGTTGAAGGTGGAGTTGGAGAAGGGATGTGGGTGGAATCTGAGAGTCTGAGGTCAGTTAAATGGAAACCAGGCACCACAAACACGGCATAGATGACAGGTTTCATCTAGTGTTGACCCATCTGTTAGAATCTGTTCTAAGGTTGCAAAATAAAGGATAATCCACATGTGCCCCTTAGGTGCCATTCTTCTTTAAGACTAGATAACCAAATCCTGCTAGATCAGCTAAATTCTATACCCATCACTCAAAAACCATTTAAGCATATGCAAAATTGATGATCGATTGGTGATAtcattttacaagaaaaacagcactttatgttgttgttgttgttgtcgttgttgttgttgacatggagtcttgctcccagactgtagtgcagtggctagtatctgctcactgcaacctctacctcctgggttcaagcttctcctgcttcagcctcctgagtagctgggattacaggtgcccacaaccatgcccagctaattttttgtatttttagcagagatggggtttcaccaagttgagcgagctggtctcgaactcctgatcacaggtaatccacctgcctcagcctcccaaagtgctgggattacaggcaagagccaacgcgcccagccaaaaaagaacattttattgttcagtatgatgttagctataggtttgtcataaatggtcTTTATGGTATTGAGTAACTTCATTTTATACCTAGAGTTTTGCCTAGAGTTTTGATCACGAAGTGGTTAAATTTTGTTGCATgggttttctgtgtctattgagatgatcaaatGATTTTTATCTTGCATTCTGTTAATATAATgcatcatgtttattgatttgcatatattgaaccatcaTCCTTGCATCACTGTGATGAATTCCACTTGGTAATTGTGAATGAGCAAATTGTCAGATGATACTCTGTTAATTcagcttgctagtattttgttgaagatttttgggTGTCTGTATTTATCCGGGGTGTTGTGTCATGTAGTTTACGATTTCTGTTGAGTTTTTGCAAGATTTTAGTAGCAGGGTAATACAGGCCTTGCAGAATGAATTTAGACAAATTCTCCTCACTtgaattttttggaatagtttgagaagacttggtattagttatttaaatatttggtagataTCAGtggtgaatccatctggttctaAACTTTGAAGAAAGagttttattactaattcatttcattattcattattagcctgcttttttatttctttatatttcaatcTTGGTAAGTTTTGTGTGTCCAGaagtttatcaatttcttctaggttttgttgctattgctctttttgttgagatggagtcttgctcttcttacccaggctagagttcagtggcacaattgttcataatagtctttaATGATCCTTTGTGTGTCTGTAGCATCAGTTATGATGTTGGAACCATACATATTTAAGATCGCTAATCTTCTTGCTGAATTAAACCCTTTTCCGTTAAtgcccttctttctcctttttgactgttgctggtttaaagtctgttttatctactaaaaatatagcagtctctgctcttttttgttttctgtttacatGATAGATCTTTTTTCATCAGTAcactttgagcctatgtgtattgTTACAAGTGGGTTGGATCTTTTGAAAACAGCAGGtgattgggtcttgttttttcattcaacctgccagtttgtgtcttttaactggAACAATTGGaatatttacattcaaagttgTGTTTATGTGTGAGGCTTTGATGCTGTTCTTGCGTTGCTAGCTTATTGTTTTGTAGACTTAATGTGTAGTTGCTTCATAAGGTCTGTGGGTCTGTGGGCTatgttcttaacttttttttttttttttgtggtagtgtcattctttcattttcaactttAGAAATACCttaaggacctcttgtaaggcttatctagtggtaacaaattcccttagagtttgcttgtctgaaaatgattttaatttttcttttcttatgaagCCTAGTTTGGCAAGGTATGAAATTCTtgattggaatttctttttttaaggaagcTGAAAATAGATCTCCAATCTCTTCGGGTCTATAAAGTTTCCACTAAAAAGTCCTTTTTAACGTGATAGGAGTCTCTTTGTAAGTGATCTGACTCTTCAGCAGCCTTTAAGAAAGTTTTCTTTATGCTGAACTTGGAacatctgatgactatgtgtgcTAGGGATGGTCCTTATGTATACTAACTCATGGAAGTCCTCCGAATTGCTTAAATGTGTATGTCAGTCTCTCTAGTGATATTCAGGAAATCCTCATGATGATATACTCTAGTATGTTTTCCAAGCTGCTTACTCTTCTTTCCTCTCAAGAATGTCAATGTGTTAAAAGATTGATCTCTTCATATAATCATGTATTTCTCaggtgttttgttcattttttatttatttttaattatcagaCTAGGTTAATTCACAGGATTGGtattcaagttctgagattctttcctgaGGTTGTTCCcttctgttattaatttttccaactgtaatataaaatacctataattaattttttaattccagaagTCCAGTTTAGTTCCTTCTTAAAATGGCTATGTAATCTTTCAACTGTTGAATCATTTTATTGGCTTCCTTGGATTGAGTTTTAACTTTCTCCCAAATCTCATTGAGCTTCCTTGACACTTGTATTCTGAATTGTATAACtatcatttcagccatttcaatTTGGTTAGGAACCATTTCTGGAGAGCTAGTGGAATAAGAAGATTGAAAAGTATGTGGAGGGGAAGAAACAGCTTTCTTTGTATCTCAGAATCCACTAAACCAATACTAAAACTTTAACCTCTGTCAATAGTTTGCTTTTATATTAAAAGTAGGTCAAATCCTAAATTGTTGTATTTTCCCTAAGTTAAAAATTATCTAGATTCCATTTAAGAAAGTGTGTAGGTAGTTAACACTAGACTAtcttgaaggaagaaaaacaaactgtATATGCTTTCCATACCAGTAACATAATGGAATTTAATGAGGATTTAATTGCACTTATTTTCTGGTACCATTTACTTGAGTCATGCCTCCAATTAGAAGTCTTATCTTAACATGTCAGGAAATACTGAAGTTTTAGATATATTTGCTAGAGTCCAGTGTATTTATAATGTGATCTATTTTATATCAGTTCCATATTTATAGAAGTAATAATGGTCCAAGGTAGCTGGACATAAAACCCACAAGAAAGAGTTAGGTATTATgttcttatattatttttcttttttcagtcatTTCCAAACCTTGACTCACTCAGTTGTCTGCAACTTGAGCCTCTTTCTGTTTTCAATAAAATCTGGTTGAAATTTGTGTAGGGAGCCCCacacattgggcaccagaatgtagggaacCAGCCCCCACATCACCTGTGAGTATTGAGAGTTCAGTGGTGACAAAGGATTGAGAGAAATACAGATTAAGAGTGCAAagagtgggaccagggggccatcacttattactaGAGGCAGTGAAGCCCCCAAGCTTAGGTTCATGACAGTATTTATCGGtaacaatcactttgatctatagggtgggagtggagtgatggtggggagagggtgacatGATGGTGggatgaatcagtgagccagaactgatGTGTCATTCCAGAGATTAATAACAttggtggtttgggagtttctCCCCAGGGGCCTCCTGTGGCTTTGCACAATTGAttgttcctgatttcttttatacGTAAAACTAGTTTATGTAGGCACACTGTAAACCCTTTCCATTGCTGCTTCCCACAACAAATTTGATTGTGTTGGCTTCTTCCTACTACATTAACAAACCTTTAGctactttaaataaatatgaataatctCATCCATATAGTAAGGTTGTTGCAAGAATTAAACGATATTACATAAACGTGTATCCAAGTGCCCCCCTGGAAGTTAAGAAGCCAATGAAAGTAAGCTGTTTTTAAGTTTACTATCAATACTGATAACACTAGAGTTGCTAcaaatgctgctgctgctcttaCTACTGCTATTAGTaattaataaactagaaaataggAACAATCTTTGCATCCTGGTTTGGTAAGAATGTTGAaatattgtttactttttcttctttattctctaaGCCTTCCTCCTTGTATCTTTATTCCCCTCTTTTTTTCCCAAAACCAATTACTTACTAATTCTAGTAAAGTACTATTCTCCTAGCTCTTTATTCAGTTAACTTGCCTGCTTTACTCTGAAGCTACATTTTCATAAACTCTCAGAAAATGGGTAGAGATTAAGAGGAGGTGAGGATCTTCCATAGAAGAGAACAGCTAAATTGGTAGCACTGAaggaggaaaatttataaagataatgATATAAAAACTCAGCTAAAAATAGAAAGCACTGATATAATAattgttataataaataattattactaatatttaGAGGCAGTGTCATGCTTTCTTGCCCAGACTcaggtgcagtggtatgattatagATCACTGCAGCAAATTATtatcaaactactgggctcaagcaatcctttcactttggcctcctgaagggCTGGCATTAAACATGTGAGCCACAATACCCAGACTTGATTGTTAGGTTATTAGACAGGTACTAGATATAAATACAATTGATGAATCCATTTAAAATTGACTTAATTagacaaaggaaataaatcaatttaatttatttaactagatCAATTAGGTGGACAGGGCACCActagaaggaaagagaaacaaacacaaatggGCCACCTTGTAAATGATGTATAACAACAAActgagaaaatatgttttaaaaagtacaattaaTATGAGATAAATGAGCTAACCAATGTCAGacccacaataaaaaaaaaaaaaaaaaacatttttaagtaaatcCTGTAGTGGTACAATGGTGTAatgcattttcctcttttttttttttttttttttttttttttttaaggaagatgccagttttatttaaacacaaaacgTGCACATAAGCTGTGTACTCATTTTCTTCGCTGCGCAGCCTGGCATTGGGGTTGGTGACTCTGATGGCCAGCTGGGCAGCTCTTTCCACGATGGCTTTGCAGTTCTTGGAGGAAATATTGTGAGCAATCTCAGCACAATAAGATTTGTTGTACATCAGCAGCACTTCCAGCTCCTTGACGTTGTGGACCAGGAACTTCCGGAAGCCACTGGGCAGcatgtgctttgttttcttgttgctcCCATAACCAATGTTAGGCATCAAGATCTGGCCCTTGAACCTTCTACGAACCCTGTTGTCAATACCTCTGGGTTTCCGCCAGTTACGCTTAATTTTGACGTATCGGTCCGCCTGGTGCCGGAACTTCTTGG
The sequence above is a segment of the Saimiri boliviensis isolate mSaiBol1 chromosome 2, mSaiBol1.pri, whole genome shotgun sequence genome. Coding sequences within it:
- the LOC101050191 gene encoding large ribosomal subunit protein eL32-like: MAARRPLVKPKIVKKRTKKFRHQADRYVKIKRNWRKPRGIDNRVRRRFKGQILMPNIGYGSNKKTKHMLPSGFRKFLVHNVKELEVLLMYNKSYCAEIAHNISSKNCKAIVERAAQLAIRVTNPNARLRSEENEYTAYVHVLCLNKTGIFLKKKKKKKKKKEENALHHCTTTGFT